One Rhodococcus sp. P1Y DNA window includes the following coding sequences:
- a CDS encoding alpha/beta fold hydrolase, whose protein sequence is MDFATNPSDGTRIAFQIVGSGPPLLLVHGSLLTHTIWRTFGYVKALRPSRTLILLDMRGHGRSDKPHEVEAYAMDTIVGDLIAVLDAAGVTKADYWGYSYGGRAGLTLTAAAPDRISRLVVGGGSHGPQRGAFDRLFFPRCADVLAERGMDGFIEEWNRHRLFPVDAATRAVFSANDSDAMAAYFRASDAEPGLADDALTHFDVPSLFYVGSEDSTRLADSRRAAELVPGAEFHLIDGFDHSTTPAAGAEVLRVVEPFLASPRGTGPFFE, encoded by the coding sequence GTGGACTTCGCTACCAATCCGTCCGACGGCACCAGGATCGCTTTTCAGATCGTAGGGTCCGGGCCGCCGCTTCTTCTGGTGCACGGCAGCCTTCTCACCCATACGATCTGGCGAACGTTCGGTTACGTCAAAGCCCTGCGCCCCTCGCGCACGCTGATTCTTCTCGACATGCGCGGGCACGGACGCAGCGACAAGCCGCACGAGGTCGAGGCCTACGCGATGGACACCATCGTCGGCGATCTGATTGCCGTGCTCGACGCAGCAGGAGTCACGAAGGCCGACTACTGGGGTTACTCGTACGGTGGCCGCGCTGGATTGACGTTGACGGCGGCCGCGCCCGACCGAATCAGCAGGCTCGTCGTCGGCGGTGGATCTCACGGTCCGCAACGCGGAGCGTTCGACCGGTTGTTCTTCCCACGATGTGCCGACGTGTTGGCCGAACGTGGCATGGACGGGTTCATCGAGGAATGGAACAGGCACAGACTGTTCCCGGTGGATGCCGCGACGCGAGCGGTGTTCTCCGCCAACGACTCCGACGCGATGGCCGCCTATTTCCGAGCGTCCGACGCAGAACCTGGCCTCGCCGACGACGCGCTGACCCACTTCGACGTTCCGAGTCTGTTCTACGTCGGCTCCGAGGACTCCACCAGGCTTGCCGACTCACGCCGAGCCGCCGAGCTCGTCCCGGGCGCAGAGTTTCATCTCATCGACGGCTTCGACCATTCCACGACCCCCGCCGCAGGCGCGGAGGTTCTCCGTGTCGTCGAGCCGTTCTTGGCCAGTCCTAGAGGTACAGGTCCTTTTTTCGAATGA
- a CDS encoding ABC-F family ATP-binding cassette domain-containing protein translates to MSTSPSLRISDLDFSWPDGDQVFDGLDAVFSSGATGLVGSNGAGKSTLLKLVTGALAPSRGSITVPGVLGYLPQDVTSVPGRRVDEILRLRELRESLHRIESGKGDDDDFTTVGHRWDAEERAVALLDKLGLGHIVARTADLDRVLGSLSGGESMLLALTAELLAEPDVLLLDEPTNNLDIHARDRLYQAIQAFGGAVVVCSHDLELLEIVDTIAELRAERGGPSRLRMFGGNYSHYREKIDAEQEAARAAVHDAKNDVRKQERELVETRTKIDRRIRYGKKMSEQKREPKIVMGARKRAAQVSAGKLRNTHIDKVDDAHTALAAAEDRLRDDREIRVDLPATKVHAGQKIAELDDLEIVGPERIALIGPNGSGKTTLLRKINAARPGVPWRYLPQRLDVFDESRTVAENVADVAEGATNEQIRAQLARFLFRGNDADAVVATLSGGERLRAALARILLADPAPKLLMLDEPTNNLDVASKAHLTEALSSYEGALVVVSHDLPFLRDLQPTKWVDLGAAPDQGPDAL, encoded by the coding sequence ATGTCTACCTCACCATCCCTGCGCATTTCCGATCTCGACTTCTCGTGGCCCGACGGCGATCAGGTTTTCGACGGCCTTGATGCTGTATTCTCCTCTGGCGCAACAGGGCTCGTCGGATCAAATGGCGCAGGGAAATCAACTCTGCTCAAACTCGTGACGGGCGCCTTGGCACCGAGTCGCGGTTCGATCACCGTTCCAGGGGTTCTCGGTTACTTGCCGCAGGACGTCACCTCGGTGCCCGGGCGCCGCGTCGACGAGATACTTCGCCTACGAGAGCTCCGAGAGTCGTTGCATCGCATAGAGTCCGGCAAGGGCGACGACGACGACTTCACGACGGTGGGTCACCGCTGGGACGCCGAGGAACGTGCCGTCGCGTTGCTGGACAAACTAGGACTCGGACACATCGTGGCTCGGACGGCAGATCTCGACCGGGTCCTCGGATCGTTGTCCGGCGGCGAATCCATGCTCCTGGCGCTGACCGCCGAACTGCTGGCCGAACCCGACGTTTTACTGCTCGACGAGCCGACCAACAACCTGGACATCCATGCCCGCGACCGCCTCTACCAGGCGATACAGGCGTTCGGTGGTGCGGTGGTCGTCTGCAGCCACGACCTCGAGTTACTGGAAATCGTGGACACCATCGCCGAACTCAGAGCCGAACGCGGAGGACCGAGCAGACTACGGATGTTCGGCGGCAACTACTCCCATTACCGCGAGAAGATCGATGCGGAACAAGAGGCCGCGCGCGCCGCCGTGCACGACGCGAAAAACGATGTGCGCAAGCAGGAACGAGAACTGGTCGAGACGCGTACCAAGATCGATCGTCGTATTCGATACGGCAAGAAGATGAGCGAGCAGAAGCGAGAACCCAAGATCGTCATGGGTGCGCGCAAGCGGGCTGCGCAGGTATCGGCGGGAAAGTTGCGCAACACGCACATCGACAAGGTCGACGACGCCCACACGGCGCTCGCGGCTGCCGAGGACCGGTTGCGGGACGATCGCGAAATACGCGTCGACCTGCCGGCAACGAAAGTCCATGCTGGACAGAAGATCGCCGAGTTGGACGACCTCGAGATCGTCGGGCCGGAGCGGATCGCGCTCATCGGCCCGAACGGCAGCGGTAAGACGACGTTGCTCCGAAAGATCAACGCCGCAAGGCCTGGAGTTCCGTGGCGATACCTTCCTCAACGGCTCGACGTCTTCGACGAATCACGCACTGTCGCTGAGAACGTCGCCGACGTAGCCGAAGGGGCTACGAACGAACAGATTCGGGCTCAGCTCGCGCGATTTCTGTTTCGCGGCAACGACGCCGATGCCGTCGTCGCGACGCTGTCGGGCGGGGAGCGACTGAGGGCCGCGCTCGCACGCATTCTGCTTGCCGACCCTGCGCCGAAACTGCTGATGCTCGACGAGCCCACCAACAATCTCGACGTGGCCAGCAAAGCACACTTGACCGAGGCCTTGTCGAGTTACGAGGGCGCTCTCGTCGTCGTCAGTCACGACCTTCCGTTTCTGCGCGATCTCCAGCCGACGAAGTGGGTGGATCTCGGCGCAGCACCCGACCAAGGGCCTGACGCGTTGTAG
- a CDS encoding LLM class flavin-dependent oxidoreductase, with amino-acid sequence MSLRFHWFLPTYGDSRNLMAGGHGSSMSGDRPASLKYLNQIGAAAEDNGFESVLTPTGAWCEDAWLTTAMMIDTTETLKFLVALRPGLLSPTLAAQMAATFQWQSGGRLLLNVVTGGEDHEQRRFGDFLDKNERYARCGEFLDVTRRLWANDGPVSFDGKYIKVEEAALQRHPDPVPPIFFGGSSPAAGTVASQFADTYLTWGEPASAVASKIAWIRDLAEVQGRTLDYGIRLHVISRDTSEQAWAEADRLLSALDPKAIAAAQESLSRSVSEGQRRMRELHGGGDAYTAGADARSLEIAPNLWTGVGLVRGGAGTALVGSHEEVADRIAEYSSIGLDHFVLSGYPHLEEAYHFGEGVRPILEKRGLARPSARDNASTGTPFVSR; translated from the coding sequence ATGTCTCTGCGCTTTCATTGGTTTCTGCCCACGTACGGCGACTCGCGCAACCTGATGGCCGGCGGGCATGGGTCGTCGATGTCCGGTGACCGGCCTGCCTCCTTGAAGTACCTCAATCAGATCGGCGCCGCAGCCGAGGACAACGGTTTCGAATCGGTCCTGACGCCCACCGGCGCATGGTGCGAGGACGCCTGGTTGACGACGGCAATGATGATCGACACCACCGAGACACTCAAGTTCCTCGTCGCGCTGCGTCCCGGGCTGCTCAGCCCCACGCTTGCCGCTCAGATGGCCGCAACGTTCCAGTGGCAGTCGGGTGGCCGCTTGCTTCTCAACGTGGTCACCGGCGGCGAGGATCACGAGCAACGCCGCTTCGGAGATTTTCTGGACAAGAACGAGCGATACGCACGCTGCGGTGAATTTCTCGATGTCACCAGGCGCCTCTGGGCGAACGACGGGCCGGTCTCGTTCGACGGCAAATACATCAAGGTCGAAGAAGCTGCGCTGCAGCGACACCCGGATCCGGTTCCGCCGATCTTTTTCGGTGGTTCGTCCCCCGCAGCCGGGACAGTGGCATCCCAGTTCGCCGATACCTACCTGACCTGGGGCGAACCGGCGTCCGCGGTGGCGTCGAAGATTGCGTGGATCCGCGATCTCGCCGAAGTCCAGGGCCGAACCCTCGACTACGGCATTCGGCTACACGTCATTTCGCGGGACACATCCGAGCAGGCCTGGGCCGAGGCGGATCGGCTGCTGAGCGCATTGGATCCGAAAGCCATTGCGGCCGCGCAGGAAAGCCTGTCGAGGTCCGTCTCCGAGGGCCAACGCCGCATGCGTGAACTACACGGCGGTGGTGACGCCTACACAGCAGGCGCCGATGCCCGCTCACTCGAGATCGCACCCAACCTGTGGACGGGCGTCGGCCTCGTCCGGGGCGGCGCGGGCACAGCGCTTGTCGGGTCGCACGAGGAGGTTGCCGACCGAATCGCCGAGTACTCCTCCATCGGGCTCGACCACTTCGTGCTCTCCGGCTACCCACACCTCGAAGAGGCCTACCACTTCGGCGAGGGCGTCCGCCCGATCCTCGAAAAGCGCGGGCTCGCTCGCCCGAGTGCCCGCGACAATGCCTCGACCGGAACGCCTTTCGTGTCACGATAG
- a CDS encoding penicillin-binding transpeptidase domain-containing protein → MIGRVRTSKKSVSALVAVTALVLAGCGDNGPAEPQTTAQQFVDAINSGAADAAAALTTDPAAASAALAGLYDGLSAGGTVTATPDFTVESASEEGGSVTLDATWRFSTTTDGTEEPDGEPKQWQYDTKATASETDQGWRINWDPAILAPGLAADSTIRFTATDALVTPKVFDGTGVELMSQQVVTLVNVDATADPAAVASYLTPIVPGITADSIARDQAGAQGNTVTLVSLRQSDLDPIAAPLAAVPGVTLAPQTRLLTTDRALASPALTGVSELWQQQLDENKGWSIQAVKGDGTVDQLAGIDASPAPDIATTLDSALQLKAENALASLPQQAAIVALQPSTGNVLAVAQNVAADSEGPIALTGLYPPGSTFKTVTTSAALEAGTATPDTILPCPGTENIEGRQIPNDDNFDLGDVPLHTAFAQSCNTTMGRLGVGLPADGLQQVAQQYGLGVDYVTPGLTTVTGSVPLADTPAARVESAIGQGQVTASPFGMALVASTIAGGSLKPPTLVSGQPGVADKTVQPVDAAVAEQVKTMMRETVTAGTATQLRDIPGLLGKTGTAEFGPNNEGAHGWFVGIQGDLAFAVFVAGGQSSAPALEAAGRFLR, encoded by the coding sequence ATGATCGGACGGGTGCGCACATCGAAGAAGTCGGTTTCTGCCCTCGTTGCCGTGACGGCTCTGGTACTCGCGGGGTGCGGTGACAACGGCCCAGCCGAGCCCCAGACCACCGCGCAGCAGTTCGTCGACGCGATCAACAGCGGCGCGGCCGACGCGGCAGCCGCTCTCACGACCGACCCGGCCGCTGCCTCCGCTGCTCTCGCGGGCCTGTACGACGGTTTGAGCGCCGGCGGCACCGTCACGGCCACGCCCGATTTCACCGTCGAATCTGCTTCCGAGGAGGGAGGTTCGGTGACGCTTGACGCCACCTGGCGTTTCTCGACGACGACGGACGGCACCGAGGAGCCGGACGGCGAGCCCAAACAGTGGCAGTACGACACGAAGGCCACGGCGTCGGAAACCGACCAGGGGTGGCGAATCAACTGGGATCCGGCAATACTCGCGCCGGGTCTTGCCGCGGACAGCACGATCCGGTTCACGGCGACCGATGCGCTCGTCACGCCCAAGGTGTTCGACGGAACAGGTGTCGAACTCATGTCCCAGCAGGTGGTCACCTTGGTGAACGTGGACGCCACGGCCGACCCGGCCGCGGTGGCGTCGTACCTCACTCCGATCGTGCCCGGCATCACCGCAGACTCCATCGCCAGGGATCAGGCCGGTGCACAGGGCAATACGGTCACGTTGGTCTCCTTGCGGCAATCCGACCTCGACCCGATCGCGGCCCCGCTGGCAGCCGTACCGGGCGTCACTCTTGCACCGCAGACCCGGCTGCTGACGACGGATCGGGCGCTGGCTTCGCCCGCACTCACCGGCGTCTCCGAGCTCTGGCAGCAGCAACTCGACGAGAACAAAGGCTGGTCGATCCAGGCGGTCAAGGGTGACGGCACCGTTGATCAGCTCGCGGGTATCGACGCCAGCCCTGCGCCCGATATCGCGACCACCCTCGACAGCGCCCTGCAGCTGAAGGCCGAGAACGCGTTGGCGTCGCTCCCGCAGCAGGCGGCCATCGTCGCACTTCAGCCTTCGACCGGAAACGTACTGGCCGTCGCACAGAACGTAGCTGCGGATTCGGAAGGGCCTATCGCGCTCACCGGGCTCTACCCGCCCGGGTCGACCTTCAAGACCGTGACGACATCCGCGGCGCTGGAAGCCGGGACGGCAACGCCCGACACGATCCTTCCGTGCCCCGGCACCGAGAACATCGAGGGACGTCAGATCCCCAACGACGACAACTTCGACCTGGGCGACGTGCCGCTGCACACCGCCTTCGCGCAGTCCTGCAACACGACGATGGGACGCCTCGGCGTAGGTTTGCCCGCCGACGGTCTGCAGCAGGTAGCTCAGCAATACGGGCTCGGAGTCGACTACGTGACGCCGGGACTGACCACCGTCACCGGCAGCGTTCCGCTTGCCGACACACCTGCAGCTCGGGTCGAGTCGGCGATCGGGCAGGGACAGGTGACGGCGTCACCCTTCGGGATGGCGTTGGTGGCGTCGACAATCGCCGGTGGCTCGTTGAAGCCTCCGACGCTCGTCAGCGGCCAGCCCGGAGTCGCCGACAAGACCGTACAGCCGGTCGACGCGGCGGTCGCGGAACAGGTCAAGACGATGATGCGTGAAACCGTCACCGCCGGCACGGCAACCCAGCTGCGAGACATCCCCGGTTTGCTCGGCAAGACAGGAACCGCCGAATTCGGGCCGAACAATGAGGGCGCTCACGGCTGGTTCGTCGGCATCCAGGGTGATCTTGCGTTCGCGGTCTTCGTGGCCGGTGGTCAGAGCTCGGCTCCCGCCCTCGAGGCCGCGGGACGTTTCCTGCGCTGA
- a CDS encoding MFS transporter translates to MTTVAGPAPIETDLARRKRLRTVVAASLLGTTVEWYDFFLYATAASLVFNQLFFPDQSSYVGTMLSFATFAVGFVVRPIGGVVFGHFGDRIGRKKTLALTMFIMGIATALMGALPTAEQIGILAPILLLLLRILQGFALGGEWAGAVLLAVEHSPAKKRGLFGSIPQIGLALGLALGTAVFALLQTVFDDAAFLAYGWRIAFLLSLILVAVGLVVRLKVEETPAFQEVTELKQRSSAPVREVFARKSARGTVLGLLSRWGEGAAFNTWGVFAITYATTELDFEKVPVLLVVTVAATVMAVLLPVSGLLVDRFGAKRIYVIGIALYGLSVFPVFVLFGAGSLWLFGLGLVLVFGFVHALFYGAQGTLYASLYPTEIRYTGLSVVYQFSGIYASGVTPLILTALIAAGSGSPWLACGFLVGTSVISVVATSLIRKKDLYL, encoded by the coding sequence ATGACGACCGTTGCCGGACCCGCACCGATCGAAACGGATCTCGCCCGACGGAAGAGGCTGCGGACAGTGGTCGCCGCGAGCCTACTCGGCACCACCGTCGAGTGGTACGACTTCTTCCTCTACGCCACCGCCGCCAGCCTGGTGTTCAATCAGCTGTTCTTCCCCGACCAGAGCTCGTACGTCGGGACGATGCTGTCCTTCGCGACATTTGCCGTCGGATTCGTCGTTCGCCCGATCGGCGGGGTCGTCTTCGGACATTTCGGCGACCGAATCGGACGAAAGAAGACCCTCGCGCTGACGATGTTCATCATGGGCATCGCGACGGCTCTGATGGGCGCGCTCCCGACGGCGGAGCAGATCGGCATCCTCGCACCGATTCTGTTGCTGCTCCTGCGCATCCTGCAAGGGTTCGCGCTCGGCGGTGAATGGGCGGGTGCGGTGCTGCTGGCCGTCGAGCACAGCCCGGCCAAGAAGCGCGGTCTGTTCGGCAGCATCCCTCAGATCGGCCTCGCGCTCGGGTTGGCACTCGGAACTGCGGTGTTCGCACTTCTTCAAACCGTGTTCGACGACGCCGCGTTCCTCGCGTACGGATGGCGCATTGCGTTTCTCCTCAGCTTGATTCTCGTCGCCGTCGGACTCGTCGTTCGTTTGAAGGTCGAAGAGACGCCGGCATTTCAGGAGGTCACCGAGCTGAAGCAGCGGTCATCCGCGCCGGTACGTGAGGTGTTCGCTCGAAAGTCGGCTCGCGGAACGGTTCTCGGATTGCTCTCGCGGTGGGGTGAGGGTGCGGCATTCAACACGTGGGGCGTTTTTGCCATCACGTATGCGACGACGGAGTTGGATTTCGAGAAGGTACCCGTACTGCTGGTCGTGACTGTGGCTGCCACGGTGATGGCTGTGCTGCTGCCGGTGTCGGGTCTTCTCGTGGATCGCTTCGGCGCCAAACGGATCTACGTCATCGGAATCGCGCTGTACGGACTCTCGGTCTTCCCCGTGTTCGTATTGTTCGGCGCCGGAAGCCTGTGGTTGTTCGGGCTCGGACTCGTGCTGGTGTTCGGATTCGTCCACGCCCTGTTCTACGGCGCCCAGGGCACGCTGTACGCCAGCCTCTACCCGACCGAAATTCGGTACACCGGACTCTCCGTCGTCTACCAGTTCTCGGGCATCTACGCCTCGGGCGTCACCCCTCTGATCCTGACGGCTCTCATCGCTGCCGGAAGCGGATCACCCTGGCTGGCTTGCGGATTCCTCGTCGGGACCTCGGTGATCAGCGTCGTGGCCACCTCGCTCATTCGAAAAAAGGACCTGTACCTCTAG
- a CDS encoding SulP family inorganic anion transporter, which yields MSVTGVVGRLPGLVTARSYRREWLRSDITAGLVLTALLIPAGMGYAQAAGLPAYAGLYATIVPLLVYAVVGPSRILVLGPDSSLAPLIAAAILPLAVTDDPASAIALAGVLGVLVGVLLLAGGYLRLGFVTQLLSKPIRLGYLNAIALIVIVGQLPKVFGFSVDADGVIGQIAEIVRSVLRGDIDPVAAAVGVGSLVVIPAFRRFIPRIPGVLVAVVGAIVASAVLDLTDRISMVGALPRGLPLPSFGGVDWGDVATLTGPAAAIALLAFADTAVLSRTFAARHGEDVDGSTEMKAIGVANVAGGLFGGFPISASGSRTPVAEQNGARTQLAGVVGALAVLAFVLLAPGVTAYLPNAALGAVVVVAATSLVDVTGLVRMWHMSRVEFALAAATFLGVALVGVLQGILVAIGLSFVAVVARAWQPYRTELVRTTDRPGFHDVERHPDGSRIPGLVLVRFDAPLFFANGDIFDQYIRSVVADAPTPVEWVVIAAEPITGLDTTAVDELIDLDRYLEDQNIRLIFAEMKGPIKDRLIRFGLGSRFDSTRFYYTLEAAVDSFSHRHDAQ from the coding sequence ATGTCCGTCACGGGAGTCGTAGGCCGATTACCCGGGTTGGTCACTGCCCGAAGCTATCGCCGTGAATGGCTGCGTAGCGATATCACGGCAGGCCTTGTGCTCACTGCCCTGTTGATACCAGCCGGGATGGGATACGCGCAGGCCGCCGGGTTGCCCGCGTATGCGGGGCTGTACGCCACGATTGTCCCGCTGCTCGTCTACGCGGTCGTCGGGCCGTCGAGGATTCTGGTCCTCGGTCCGGATTCGTCGCTGGCACCGCTCATTGCCGCAGCGATTCTGCCGCTGGCGGTGACCGACGACCCTGCGAGCGCGATTGCCCTTGCGGGGGTCCTCGGCGTCCTCGTCGGGGTCCTCCTACTCGCCGGTGGCTATCTGCGGCTCGGATTCGTCACTCAGCTGCTCTCCAAACCGATCCGGCTCGGCTACCTCAATGCGATCGCACTGATCGTCATCGTCGGCCAGCTGCCCAAGGTGTTCGGATTTTCCGTCGATGCGGACGGTGTGATCGGCCAGATCGCGGAGATCGTTCGGTCCGTTCTGCGGGGCGACATCGACCCGGTGGCAGCTGCGGTCGGCGTCGGCTCACTTGTCGTCATCCCCGCTTTTCGACGGTTCATCCCACGCATCCCTGGAGTGCTCGTTGCGGTGGTCGGCGCTATCGTCGCGTCCGCTGTCCTCGATCTCACCGACCGGATCAGCATGGTCGGCGCACTCCCCCGAGGTCTACCGCTGCCGTCGTTCGGCGGTGTCGATTGGGGTGACGTCGCGACCTTGACGGGACCTGCGGCGGCAATAGCGCTGCTCGCTTTCGCCGACACCGCGGTTCTGTCTCGCACGTTCGCTGCCCGGCACGGCGAGGACGTCGACGGCAGCACCGAGATGAAGGCGATCGGTGTTGCCAATGTCGCGGGCGGGCTGTTCGGCGGTTTCCCGATCTCGGCGAGCGGATCACGGACACCCGTCGCCGAACAGAACGGTGCTCGAACGCAATTGGCAGGAGTGGTGGGCGCGCTCGCTGTGCTCGCCTTCGTCCTACTCGCACCAGGCGTGACCGCGTACCTTCCGAACGCTGCGCTCGGCGCGGTGGTCGTTGTCGCAGCGACATCTCTCGTCGACGTGACCGGTCTGGTCCGGATGTGGCACATGAGCCGTGTCGAATTCGCTCTTGCCGCAGCCACATTCCTCGGCGTCGCCCTCGTGGGTGTGCTGCAGGGAATTCTCGTCGCCATCGGGTTGTCCTTCGTCGCCGTCGTTGCTCGTGCGTGGCAGCCGTACCGCACCGAACTCGTTCGCACCACGGACCGTCCGGGTTTCCATGATGTGGAACGCCATCCGGACGGTAGTCGCATCCCGGGTCTCGTCTTGGTTCGGTTCGACGCCCCGCTGTTCTTCGCGAACGGTGACATCTTCGACCAGTACATCCGGTCCGTGGTGGCCGACGCCCCGACTCCGGTCGAGTGGGTCGTCATCGCGGCCGAGCCGATCACCGGTCTCGACACCACCGCCGTCGACGAACTCATCGATCTGGATCGCTACCTGGAGGATCAGAACATCCGGCTGATATTCGCAGAAATGAAAGGCCCCATCAAGGATCGGCTCATTCGTTTCGGGCTGGGCAGCCGGTTCGACTCGACGCGCTTCTACTACACGCTCGAAGCAGCCGTCGACTCGTTCTCCCATCGCCATGACGCACAATGA
- a CDS encoding AMP-binding protein, producing the protein MTDRTAFAAFKAARDTLLDAYGDYDSALEKFEWPSVGEKFNWAIDWFDAYARGNDGTALWIVEEDGREGKYSFDDISRRSDQVARWLESLGVGPGDSVILMLGNQVELWESMLAVMKLGAVLMPTTTAIGSADLTDRVERGQAKAVVANPADTAKFDDVPGDYLKITVGDVPGWADFRAAYQVQDPQPFETVTAPSDRLLLYFTSGTTSKPKLVEHTQVSYPVGHLSTMYFLGLRPGDVHLNISSPGWAKHAWSCFFAPWIAEATIFIYNYARFDAKVLLDQIRRAEVTTFCAPPTVWRMLIQADISGGRGALREAIGAGEPLNPEVISHVQKQWGLNIRDGFGQTETTALVANTPGAELKFGSMGRPLPGVPVVIVDPVTGDEADEGEICLDLSKHPYNLMTGYVGNPARNDEVMSGGYYHTGDVASRDERGYITYVGRTDDVFKASDYKISPFELESVLIEHPAVAEAAVVPAPDETRLSVPKAYVALAAGWEPNEDTAFQILKYAREHLAPYLRVRRIEFFELPKTISGKIRRVELRAREDSGAVLSGEWRDDQFSGLK; encoded by the coding sequence ATGACGGACAGAACGGCGTTTGCGGCGTTCAAGGCGGCGCGGGATACATTGCTCGACGCCTACGGTGACTACGACTCCGCGCTGGAGAAGTTCGAATGGCCTTCGGTGGGCGAGAAATTCAACTGGGCCATCGACTGGTTCGACGCCTACGCCCGCGGCAACGACGGCACGGCTCTGTGGATCGTCGAGGAAGACGGCCGCGAGGGTAAGTACAGCTTCGACGATATCTCGCGACGCTCGGACCAGGTGGCTCGCTGGCTCGAATCGCTGGGAGTGGGCCCCGGCGACTCCGTCATCCTGATGCTCGGCAACCAGGTAGAGCTGTGGGAGTCGATGCTCGCGGTCATGAAGCTCGGCGCAGTGCTGATGCCGACCACGACCGCTATCGGATCGGCAGATCTGACCGATCGAGTGGAGCGGGGACAGGCCAAAGCCGTCGTCGCCAACCCGGCGGATACAGCGAAGTTCGATGACGTGCCCGGTGACTACCTGAAGATCACCGTGGGCGACGTGCCGGGATGGGCGGACTTCCGCGCTGCGTACCAGGTTCAGGACCCGCAGCCCTTCGAGACCGTCACCGCACCGAGCGACCGATTGCTGCTGTACTTCACCTCGGGAACGACGAGCAAGCCCAAACTCGTCGAGCACACACAGGTGTCGTACCCGGTCGGCCATCTGAGCACCATGTATTTTCTCGGCCTCAGGCCGGGCGATGTTCACCTCAACATCAGCTCGCCCGGCTGGGCCAAGCACGCGTGGAGTTGTTTCTTCGCGCCGTGGATCGCCGAGGCGACGATCTTCATCTACAACTACGCGCGGTTCGACGCCAAAGTTCTACTCGATCAGATCCGCCGCGCCGAGGTCACGACGTTCTGTGCACCGCCGACGGTGTGGCGCATGCTGATTCAGGCCGATATCTCAGGCGGGCGTGGTGCGCTGCGTGAAGCGATCGGTGCGGGTGAGCCCCTCAATCCCGAGGTCATCTCCCATGTTCAGAAGCAGTGGGGATTGAATATTCGCGACGGCTTCGGACAGACGGAAACGACTGCACTGGTTGCGAACACACCGGGTGCCGAGCTGAAGTTCGGTTCGATGGGCCGTCCGCTTCCTGGCGTGCCCGTCGTCATCGTGGATCCCGTGACCGGCGACGAGGCGGACGAGGGCGAGATCTGCCTGGATCTGTCGAAGCACCCGTACAACCTGATGACCGGGTACGTGGGCAATCCTGCGCGCAACGACGAAGTCATGTCGGGCGGGTACTACCACACCGGTGACGTCGCATCGCGGGACGAACGCGGTTACATCACGTACGTGGGACGCACCGACGACGTGTTCAAGGCGTCGGACTACAAGATCTCGCCGTTCGAGCTCGAGAGCGTTCTGATCGAACACCCGGCCGTCGCAGAGGCTGCCGTCGTACCTGCGCCGGACGAGACGAGGTTGTCGGTCCCCAAGGCGTACGTCGCTCTCGCAGCCGGCTGGGAACCGAACGAAGACACTGCATTTCAGATCCTGAAATACGCCCGCGAGCACCTCGCGCCCTACCTGCGGGTGCGTCGTATCGAATTCTTCGAGCTTCCGAAGACGATCTCCGGCAAGATCCGCCGCGTCGAACTCAGGGCGCGTGAGGATTCGGGCGCCGTGTTGTCCGGGGAGTGGCGGGACGACCAGTTCTCTGGTTTGAAATAG